In Platichthys flesus chromosome 21, fPlaFle2.1, whole genome shotgun sequence, the following are encoded in one genomic region:
- the LOC133932843 gene encoding LIM domain-containing protein isoform X2 — protein MAEDPEQRKDDHPPPPLPRHQLGPADSSEKRSQKSMPSQISKEKLHQQRQKCELRRLMKHTHPELKMLDEAVDDELAEVLNSESGVTAGETGYEGEVFSRRLIFENCALSNKVSPHTPKTHMADGKMGEGFVGKPSAVFEEHEERPCHGSVKGIVQDYKTFGSSPEPNRECEEEMIRIDVQASRRIFENQSVKTSRPNSDNRFRGKASIFGEERGPVRKQKHELEMSCKENIHIENKSLDFTDQPHKQGPCVHVVAESTGLKFSDDEDLYTDEAAFDNDPTSPTAQGEFEEIIKTGAALFNNNPFISTNIERENPSKPQIPANPNEASGEPPITNVKDRAHLFESMPFDKIMRQNKDEIETMVENIRETLNSLYRINALHSDGSIIEVNETMIAKKAKFALSESGPEIKYNELAEGGAQNFIVQLLPRANLKPHITYLKEDRKGGMEAIVVNAPVHQDQFTTSQDTEFKTANVVQLVEDILHQDNSLRKGVIIQEDANKCANVMVYSLYNYVDEEDVKSYRAPPRHAAEFDEPKTKEIHISKTEDQGLRKGIIESTISSLLENSQDQTCTGSTRPEVTVKGNVQLFKSCIEKGDLEYLKTLQIEPIEQEQEADQKQTLAEQNTQHHTEQGGEHAEESSIDWVPVDVKRLKSMFSVDRQSQAKQNIRENRAPSTTSSHTCTGQNVPLGKSQSCKESNIGLLTPGVSKDNVLERGGQVQEEVCNFPTAPQRSYEHLETQEDDGLHQAQILGVVDNSNEISNLQTAIHSLQQATTEAKYLYHSSQNKRVAQQSSGQPIVSVMEGDVKELCRDNEDQKVVSEPKMEEVPSASNFNSDKNTEKRHEGSNPEVVQTTETCSKQGKKYTDVVQKNFESIADCSDTQHEQQEEDEVVFHGKLQQALASLERSNINVTRGDFKAAMIYKNSSRSHKDKSKASVQEPDTEEPCPLTESSSTHVHLRQEDSVEQLSAVNVKLQNKPATTAVSEKSKRPVRVKPAIPPKPEHLKVKQKDGRSSNNLNPEATQTNVTIPERKGQSKEESVAQPLTTFASCSDGHMKHQSPKKSDSDTGSYSGNYNGEAIKISQKTSQIQSSFENTNKNTFDKQAQMTSTAEMKPPQEQNLVKDNVNESDESPINFNEACQKFGGKKSKIAPVKPKRVKISHLDLKQQQTISTYPSDTGTNTSLQTADKQEREMKQDNKVEMREKRARTETEDERRQRLSVHMDEIVRGNMTAAMDIFDNLRKQEELQSILSRVEDIEQDTSEVDVRSLRSVFEDVPDWVVSSDKKKQKYFKVEHKEEKSPLKDDPQSKSSMAHIFGDLERASEEIMTLKEQTIARLLDIEEAIKKALYSVSTLKSDSDIAGLSCLFKESLGTMQGAPSTGNISKISIGSSRTKLPQAQENPSTKESPTGKGASNAEASAKQRASPPSSPAFISIQSATRTIDKTDVVLAETTICPKCQQSPKSEAKFLTTKTLTCNSPAQKRKMDPRKGGQKQPSHSPIDPKRELSVLEVQTDHEGKSIRGTKTIKENYEQTDDIGNQIYSSTTSTVVTTHPETMTSFTGPAVVSPMTYPEVRRPINHKI, from the coding sequence ATGGCCGAAGACCCCGAACAAAGAAAAGATGaccatcctccacctcctttaCCCAGACATCAGCTAGGACCAGCAGACAGTTCTGAGAAACGTTCCCAAAAATCAATGCCATCCCAAATTTCCAAGGAAAAGTTACACCAGCAGCGGCAGAAATGTGAGCTGAGGAGACTCATGAAGCACACCCACCCTGAGCTGAAGATGCTGGATGAAGCCGTGGACGATGAGCTTGCTGAGGTCTTAAACTCGGAGTCTGGGGTGACAGCTGGTGAAACTGGATATGAAGGAGAGGTCTTCTCACGACGCTTGATATTTGAGAACTGTGCCTTGAGTAACAAAGTATCTCCTCACACCCCCAAAACGCACATGGCAGACGGAAAAATGGGTGAGGGTTTTGTCGGCAAACCATCTGCTGTGTTTGAGGAGCATGAAGAGAGGCCATGTCATGGAAGTGTTAAAGGGATTGTGCAGGATTACAAAACATTTGGTTCTAGTCCAGAGCCTAACAgagagtgtgaggaggagatgataaGAATAGATGTGCAGGCTTCCAGGAGGATATTTGAGAATCAGTCTGTGAAAACATCCAGGCCAAATTCTGATAACAGGTTCCGAGGGAAAGCTTCTATTtttggggaagagagagggcCAGTCCGAAAACAAAAACACGAGCTCGAAATGAGCTGCAAAGAAAACAtacacattgaaaacaaaagtCTTGATTTCACAGATCAGCCACATAAACAAGGGCCATGTGTTCATGTCGTTGCTGAAAGCACTGGTCTTAAattttctgatgatgaagacCTTTATACTGATGAAGCGGCCTTTGACAATGACCCTACAAGTCCTACAGCTCAAGGGGAATTTGAGGAAATTATCAAAACAGGTGCAGCTCTTTTCAACAACAACCCATTTATCTCCACAAACATAGAAAGAGAAAATCCATCAAAACCCCAAATCCCAGCAAATCCTAATGAAGCATCTGGGGAGCCCCCCATAACAAATGTCAAGGACCGAGCCCATCTGTTTGAATCAATGCCATTTGACAAAATTATGCGTCAGAACAAGGATGAAATTGAGACGATGGTGGAGAACATCAGGGAAACTCTAAATTCCCTTTATCGCATCAATGCCCTACATTCAGATGGATCAATCATTGAGGTGAATGAGACAATGATAGCAAAAAAGGCTAAATTTGCACTTTCAGAGAGTGGCCCTGAGATAAAATATAATGAATTGGCTGAAGGCGGTGCACAAAACTTCATTGTCCAGCTGCTACCACGAGCAAACCTAAAGCCTCACATCACCTACCTAAAGGAGGATAgaaaaggagggatggaggccATAGTGGTGAATGCACCTGTGCACCAGGATCAGTTCACTACCAGCCAAGACACAGAGTTTAAAACCGCCAATGTAGTTCAGCTCGTTGAGGACATTCTCCATCAGGACAACTCTCTGAGGAAAGGAGTGATCATTCAGGAGGATGCCAACAAATGTGCTAACGTCATGGTTTACTCCCTCTACAATTATGTTGATGAGGAAGATGTGAAAAGTTACAGAGCTCCACCAAGACATGCTGCAGAGTTTGATGAACCCAAAACAAAGGAGATTCATATCAGTAAAACAGAGGATCAAGGACTAAGAAAAGGCATCATTGAATCGACCATAAGCTCCCTTCTAGAAAATTCTCAAGACCAAACCTGCACCGGATCAACCAGACCTGAGGTCACAGTTAAAGGGAATGTTCAACTGTTCAAGAGTTGCATTGAAAAGGGAGATCTGGAGTATTTGAAAACTCTTCAGATTGAGCCAATAGAGCAAGAACAGGAAGCTGATCAGAAACAGACCCTGGCTGAACAAAATACACAGCATCATACTGAACAGGGAGGTGAGCATGCAGAGGAGAGTTCTATAGATTGGGTCCCAGTGGATGTAAAGAGACTGAAAAGCATGTTCTCTGTAGATCGGCAAAGCCAAGCAAAGCAAAATATCCGTGAGAATCGTGCTCCATCTACCACCAgttctcacacatgcacaggtcAGAATGTGCCACTTGGAAAGAGCCAGTCCTGTAAAGAATCCAACATCGGGTTACTTACACCCGGGGTAAGTAAAGATAACGTTCTGGAGCGTGGTGGCCAAGTGCAAGAAGAAGTTTGTAATTTCCCAACTGCACCTCAGAGGTCTTATGAACATCTTGAGACACAGGAGGATGATGGGCTCCACCAAGCTCAGATACTGGGAGTGGTAGACAACAGCAACGAAATCTCAAACCTCCAAACTGCTATCCACAGCCTTCAGCAGGCCACAACAGAAGCCAAATATTTGTACCACTCCTCACAAAACAAAAGGGTTGCTCAACAGTCGTCTGGGCAACCCATTGTCTCAGTTATGGAAGGTGACGTCAAAGAATTATGTCGAGACAATGAGGACCAAAAAGTTGTCTCTGAACCAAAGATGGAAGAAGTTCCATCAGCCTCCAACTTCAATTCAGACAAAAATACAGAGAAGCGCCATGAAGGCAGTAATCCTGAAGTGGTGCAAACTACTGAAACCTGCAGCAAACAGGGTAAAAAATACACTGATGTGGTCCAGAAAAACTTTGAATCCATTGCTGATtgttcagacacacaacatgaacaacaagaggaagatgaagttgtttttcATGGTAAACTTCAACAAGCTTTGGCTTCCTTGGAGAGATCCAACATTAATGTCACAAGAGGTGATTTCAAAGCAGCTATGATATATAAAAACTCCTCCAGATCTCACAAAGACAAATCCAAGGCATCTGTTCAGGAGCCGGACACTGAGGAGCCTTGCCCTTTGACTGAATCCAGCTCAACTCATGTTCACTTGAGACAAGAGGACTCCGTGGAGCAGCTGAGTGCGGTTAACGTAAAGCTCCAAAATAAACCTGCAACAACTGCTGTCTCAGAGAAGAGCAAAAGACCTGTTCGTGTGAAACCAGCCATCCCACCAAAACCAGAGcatttgaaagtgaaacaaaaagatGGCCGATCAAGTAACAACCTAAATCCtgaggcaacacaaacaaatgttacaATACCTGAAAGAAAGGGGCAATCCAAAGAAGAATCTGTAGCTCAACCACTGACAACTTTTGCTTCATGTAGCGATGGACACATGAAACACCAGTCCCCCAAAAAAAGTGATTCAGACACTGGGTCATATTCAGGAAATTATAATGGTGAAGCTATTAAGATATCTCAGAAAACGAGTCAGATCCAAAGCTCTTTTGAGAACaccaataaaaatacttttgacaAACAAGCACAGATGACTTCAACAGCAGAAATGAAACCCCCTCAGGAACAAAACCTTGTTAAAGATAATGTGAATGAAAGCGATGAAAGTCCTATAAACTTTAATGAAGCATGCCAGAAATTTGGAggtaaaaagtcaaagattgCACCTGTGAAGCCAAAAAGAGTAAAAATTTcgcatttagatttaaaacaacaacaaactataTCCACTTATCCATCTGACACTGGAACAAACACCAGTTTACAAACTGCTGacaagcaagagagagaaatgaaacaaGACAATAAAGTTGAGATGAGGGAAAAGAGAGCACGAACCGAGACAGAAGACGAGCGCCGACAGCGGCTGTCAGTTCACATGGATGAAATCGTGAGAGGGAACATGACAGCAGCCATGGACATTTTTGACAATTTACGaaagcaggaggagctgcagagcatTCTCAGTCGAGTCGAAGATATCGAACAGGACACGAGTGAAGTTGACGTGAGGTCTCTGAGGAGTGTGTTTGAGGATGTCCCAGACTGGGTGGTCAGTTccgacaaaaagaaacaaaaatatttcaaagtggaacacaaagaggagaagTCCCCGTTGAAGGATGACCCTCAAAGCAAATCCTCAATGGCTCATATTTTTGGAGATCTTGAGAGAGCCAGCGAGGAAATCATGACACTAAAAGAGCAAACCATAGCCAGACTTTTGGACATAGAGGAAGCCATAAAGAAGGCTCTTTATTCCGTCTCTACGTTGAAATCCGACTCAGATATTGCTGGATTATCATGTCTGTTCAAGGAATCCTTGGGGACAATGCAAGGAGCACCCTCCACTGGAAATATTAGCAAAATTAGCATCGGGTCAAGCAGAACAAAATTACCACAGGCCCAGGAAAACCCTAGCACAAAGGAAAGCCCAACTGGGAAAGGTGCAAGCAACGCAGAAGCCTCCGCCAAACAACGAGCAAGTCCACCATCTTCACCTGCCTTCATCTCGATACAGTCAGCCACAAGAACAATTGATAAAACAGATGTGGTTCTAGCCGAGACAACAATCTGCCCGAAGTGTCAGCAGAGCCCAAAGTCAGAGGCGAAGTTCCTCACAACAAAGACGCTGACGTGCAACAGTCCGGCccaaaaaagaaagatggaccCAAGAAAGGGAGGTCAAAAGCAGCCTTCTCACAGCCCAATTGACCCTAAACGCGAGCTCAGTGTTCTCGAGGTGCAGACGGACCACGAGGGGAAAAGCATTAGAGGAACCAAAACTATCAAAGAGAACTATGAGCAGACGGATGACATCGGGAACCAGATTTACTCATCCACAACTTCCACTGTGGTCACCACGCATCCAGAAACCATGACATCATTCACAGGTCCGGCAGTGGTCAGTCCGATGACATACCCCGAAGTTCGGCGGCCAATCAATCACAAGATTTAA